Within the Deltaproteobacteria bacterium genome, the region TGCGTTCGATCAGCGTGGTCTGACTGAGCACGCGCACCTGATGACCGCGCAGGCTGCCCACGCGCTCCGTGCCGCCGTCTTCCGCGGGCAGGTTCTGCTGCGCTGCGTCGCTGAGCAGCTTGCGCGCGGCGGCGCGCGCATCCGCGCCCTCGGTCTTGGGCACGGCGAGCAGTGCGATCAGCGCCTGCCCCTGACCCTGCTGGGGCTTCGCCATCACCGCCTGCGGCGAGTTCTGCGTCTGCCAGCCACGCGGGAACTTCAGCGCGAAGTCGAGATCGGGGTGGAGAAAAAGCTCGTCCTTGAAGATGCCCTGCGCGGGATCGGGGCCCACCAGGATTCCCTCGAAGCGCTTCACGAAGTCGCTGCGGTCGCGCGCGATCGGCGGCGTTCCCGCGCGCGGGTACTCCGCGGCGCGCGCTCGCGTGCGCTGCACGCGCTCCTCGCTGCTCGGGTGCGAGTCGAGAAACGTCGACTGGCGCTTCTTGCCGAGCTTGATCTCTTGCTCGCGGCCGAGCGCCGCGAGGAACGTGCTGATCGCGGCGGCGTCGTAGCCCGCTTGCGCCGCGAGGCTCTGACCGATCTTGTCGCTCTGCAGCTCCTGATCGCGCGAGTAGCTCGCGAGCCAGCCCTGCGCGCCGGTCTGCGCGAGCTGGCCGACGCCCTGCGCGAGCTGGCCGCCGCCGAGCACCGCGGCGCCGATCGTCGCGATCGCGGCGCCAAGGCCGGCGAGCTGCCCGCGCGTCTGCCGCTGCGCGCTGTGCCGCGCGGCCACGTGCCCGATCTCGTGCCCCAACACTCCCGCGAGCTCGTCCTCGCTGTTCGCGAGCGCGAGCAGGCCGCGCGAGACGTAGATGTATCCGCCGGGCAGGGCGAAGGCGTTCGTGTCCTCCATGTCGACGGCGTGGAACTCGTACGGCACGTCACGCCGCGGCGAGAACTGCGCGAGCCGGGCGCCGAGCTTCGCGACGTAGTCCCGAATCGCGGGGCTTTCGATGAAGCCCATCTGCTGGGCGACTTCCTGCGCGGCCTGCTTGCCCACCTGCACTTCCTGCGCAGGCGTCATCGTCGTGTACTCGCGCTTCCCGGTGACGGGATTCACGACGGGCGTGACGCAGCCGGTGCCGAGCGCGAGAGCGCTCGCGAGAGCGATCACTCGCAGCGAAGAGTGGTCCATGCGCGAACAGACGCGCGCTGCCTTCATCGAATTCGCCCTCCAGCGGTGTGCGGACACTTGCCTAGAGTCGCGCGCACGTCATGTCCGTGATGCCGCTCGCCGTGCTCGCGTTCTTCGCCTTCGGCGTGCTGCTCGTGCTGCCCGGCGGACTCGGCGACGCGCTCAGCGCTGCGTTCGCGCTCGACATGCGGCAGCGCGGGGCGCTCGCGTCGGCGCTGTTGTTTGGCATCGGCGCGGGCGTCGTCGCGAGCGGGCCACTCAGCGACCGCTTCCCGCGCCGGCCGCTGTTCGTGGCCGCCTCTCTCGCGAGCGCGGCGGCGCTGGCCGGCACGGCGTTTGCCCCGAGCTTCCCCGCGCTCGGGGTCGCTTTCGCG harbors:
- a CDS encoding M48 family metalloprotease, with translation MKAARVCSRMDHSSLRVIALASALALGTGCVTPVVNPVTGKREYTTMTPAQEVQVGKQAAQEVAQQMGFIESPAIRDYVAKLGARLAQFSPRRDVPYEFHAVDMEDTNAFALPGGYIYVSRGLLALANSEDELAGVLGHEIGHVAARHSAQRQTRGQLAGLGAAIATIGAAVLGGGQLAQGVGQLAQTGAQGWLASYSRDQELQSDKIGQSLAAQAGYDAAAISTFLAALGREQEIKLGKKRQSTFLDSHPSSEERVQRTRARAAEYPRAGTPPIARDRSDFVKRFEGILVGPDPAQGIFKDELFLHPDLDFALKFPRGWQTQNSPQAVMAKPQQGQGQALIALLAVPKTEGADARAAARKLLSDAAQQNLPAEDGGTERVGSLRGHQVRVLSQTTLIER